In Papaver somniferum cultivar HN1 chromosome 1, ASM357369v1, whole genome shotgun sequence, a genomic segment contains:
- the LOC113306427 gene encoding splicing factor U2af large subunit B-like yields the protein MSDYNGGFDGNEESKGTNHGGSSPYDAFEDRDSHTKHNSRGLDHERPRTKERDRERERDRDRRHRDYKDRGVREERGREKVDDYDRHRTRDSDRHRDYDRDKDRRHKHRSRSRSRDRSRNRSRSRSPSRSKSKRASGFDMAPPSTAMLSGGTVPGQVPGVPQTTPGMLQNMFSFGASQFGALPMMPAQAMTQQATRHARRVYVGGLPPLANEQTIATFFSGVMSAIGGNSAGPGDAVVNVYINHEKKFAFVEMRTVEEASNAMALDGIMFEGVSVRVRRPTDYNPSLAAALGPSQPSPHLNLSAVGLTPGITGGVEGPDRIFVGGLPYYFTDAQIRELLESFGPLRGFDLVKDRDTGNSKGYGFCVYQDPAVTDVACAALNGLKMGDKTLTVRRATASGQAKDQENILQQAQQHIAIQKMVLQAGGNLPGIGMPAGMGETPTKVVCLTEVVSADELRDDEEYNDIVEDMREEGAKFGPLVSIIIPRPNANGDWSSGVGKVFLEYADISGSSKAKAALHGRKFGGNDVTAEYYPEDKYLNGDYGA from the exons ATGAGTGATTACAATGGTGGATTCGATGGCAATGAAGAGAGTAAAGGAACTAACCATGGAGGATCTTCACCTTATGATGCGTTTGAAGATCGCGACTCTCACACCAAG CACAATTCTCGGGGTTTGGATCACGAAAGGCCGAGGACTAAAGAACGGGATCGAGAGAGGGAAAGGGATCGCGATCGACGCCATAGGGACTATAAGGATAGAGGCGTGAGGGAAGAAAGAGGAAGGGAGAAAGTTGATGACTATGACCGTCACCGAACCCGTGATTCCGACAG GCACCGTGATTATGACCGAGATAAGGACAGGAGACACAAGCACAGATCACGCTCTCGTTCACGGGATAGATCTAGGAATCGATCTAGATCACGCTCTCCTTCTCGCTCAAAAAG CAAACGAGCAAGCGGTTTTGACATGGCACCGCCAAGTACTGCCATGTTATCTGGTGGAACAGTTCCAG GACAAGTTCCAGGTGTTCCTCAAACAACGCCAGGAATGCTCCAGAACATGTTCTCTTTTGGGGCCAGTCAG TTTGGAGCTCTTCCAATGATGCCAGCGCAAGCCATGACTCAGCAG GCAACAAGGCATGCCCGTCGAGTTTATGTTGGCGGCCTTCCACCATTGGCTAATGAGCAG ACAATTGCCACATTCTTCAGCGGCGTGATGTCTGCCATTGGAGGAAATTCTGCTGGTCCAG GTGATGCTGTAGTCAATGTGTACATAAATCATGAAAAGAAGTTCGCTTTTGTGGAGATGAGAACTGTTGAAGAAGCAAGTAATGCGATGGCATTGGACGGGATTATGTTTGAG GGAGTCTCTGTGAGGGTTCGGAGGCCTACAGACTACAACCCTTCACTGGCTGCAGCACTTGGACCTAGCCAGCCAAGTCCACATCTCAACTTATCTGCTGTTGGTCTCACACCTGG TATAACTGGTGGAGTAGAGGGACCAGATCGCATATTTGTTGGTGGATTGCCATACTATTTTACAGATGCACAGATACGAGAACTACTCGAGTCTTTTGG ACCTTTGCGTGGATTTGACCTCGTTAAGGATAGGGATACAGGAAATTCAAAAGGTTACGGATTCTGTGTTTATCAG GATCCTGCTGTCACGGATGTTGCTTGTGCTGCACTTAATGGTCTGAAAATGGGGGACAAGACTCTAACTGTTCGTCGCGCCACTGCCAG TGGGCAGGCGAAAGACCAGGAAAACATATTACAACAGGCACAACAACACATAGCCATTCAG AAAATGGTTCTCCAGGCAGGCGGTAATTTGCCTGGAATTGGAATGCCAGCCGGAATGGGTGAAACTCCAACTAAAGTAGTCTGTTTGACCGAG GTGGTAAGTGCTGACGAGCTGAGAGATGACGAAGAGTACAATGATATAGTAGAGGATATGAGGGAAGAAGGCGCAAAATTCG GGCCCTTGGTGAGTATCATAATTCCTCGCCCTAATGCAAACGGAGATTGGTCATCAGGAGTCGGAAAG GTTTTCTTGGAGTACGCAGATATTTCTGGTTCTTCCAAGGCAAAGGCTGCTCTTCATGGTAGGAAATTCGGAGGGAATGATGTTACCGCCGAATATTACCCAGAAGACAAGTATCTCAATGGAGATTATGGGGCGTGA
- the LOC113353292 gene encoding uncharacterized protein LOC113353292 — MGVMFGMPRMAGRKLMTLFDGSGGWSRNHSTLDTLVIATRLQRPMLQDAILKLLKRTGIKNCKSEGGEDSDDDNDEQVTDNAHKLKEKYFGLVDDLEKSKNVSWPDLIHSFLEKKINQNYNTPEDITGCVVYLLLLYAEHTHLVKPVTLPDDRYLPRAARWNIKEISVEFLKDMEASQYTFSKEFKDEYTMYEKEMLNEIAQRLPVEEVPLTVDWQEKFEDLEVKNEDLRLTIAEKWCELQSRKDGLPIDVSILEELLNDIYHRAYPPPQPNSGEEESSSSSEEGHDDLDDTVPSATTPLVTEDEQEIPDDTQEKSNEQGNATPTMPVMGGSEENLTQFDIEVSQFKIWARSDLERKVKELQEEKSMPEPSQTEKAELQQTAATQVLGNIEVEIGSLRDRQGASLEEMLPNMQFMPLVCELPSLKELHTVPMEKLIDLAIHGKGIYTDENS; from the exons ATGGGTGTAATGTTTGGAATGCCAAGAATGGCAGGAAGAAAACTGATGACACTTTTTGATGGTAGTGGTGGATGGAGCAGAAACCATTCTACATTAGACACTTTGGTGATAGCAACACGGTTACAGAGACCAATGCTACAAGATGCCATCTTGAAACTGCTCAAGCGTACTGGTATCAAGAATTGTAAATCTGAAGGTGGCGAAGACAGTGATGATGACaatgatgaacaagtaaccgata ATGCTCATAAACTCAAAGAAAAGTACTTTGGTTTAGTTGATGATCTTGAGAAGTCAAAGAATGTATCTTGGCCTGACCTGATACATAGtttcttagagaagaaaatcaatcagAACTACAACACTCCCGAGGACATCACTGGTTGTGTCGTCTATTTGTTG TTGTTGTATGCGGAGCATACTCACTTGGTGAAACCAGTGACGTTACCAGATGATCGATACCTTCCAAGAGCGGCAAGGTGGAacatcaaagaaatatctgttgagtttCTAAAGGATATGGAGGCTTCGCAATACACA TTCTCTAAagaatttaaggatgaatatactatgtatgaaaaagaaatgttgaatgaaATTGCTCAAAGGCTTCCAGTTGAAGAAGTGCCATTGACAGTAGATTGGCAAGAAAAATTCGAGGATTTGGAAGTAAAGAATGAAGATTTGAGGCTGACAATTGCAGAAAAATGGTGTGAGTTACAGAGCAGGAAAGACGGCCTCCCCATTGATGTGAGTATCCTAGAAGAGCTTTTGAATGATATATATCACAGAGCTTACCCACCTCCACAACCAAACTCGGGAGAAGAAGAATCTAGCAGTAGCTCTGAAGAAGGGCATGATGATTTGGATGACACCGTTCCATCAGCAACTACTCCCTTGGTAACAGAGGATGAACAGGAAATTCCAGATGATACCCAAGAAAAGTCGAATGAACAGGGAAATGCTACTCCAACAATGCCTGTTATGGGGGGCTCTGAAGAAAATCTCACACAGTTCGATATTGAAGTTTCACAGTTTAAAATTTGGGCTAGATCTGATTTGGAGCGAAAGGTGAAAGAGCTGCAAGAGGAAAAGAGCATGCCAGAACCATCACAG ACTGAAAAGGCTGAACTCCAACAAACAGCAGCGACACAAGTTCTGGGTAATATTGAAGTGGAAATTGGTTCTCTTAGAGATAGACAG GGTGCATCGCTTGAAGAAATGTTGCCGAATATGCAGTTTATGCCTTTGGTTTGTGAGCTGCCGAGTCTCAAAGAACTGCATACCGTGCCGATGGAGAAACTGATTGACCTGGCCATCCATGGGAAGGGTATTTATACCGATGA GAATTCTTAG